A region of Halictus rubicundus isolate RS-2024b chromosome 17, iyHalRubi1_principal, whole genome shotgun sequence DNA encodes the following proteins:
- the LOC143362459 gene encoding sodium channel protein Nach, with the protein MRIYDREEESWRKSDVVHRRRVKKSRFWKTLAKYMKLYCRYTKLVGFRYFVEARTSWFDRLLWGMLYAIAVPAMIYTIYEGYMDIMQNPCFNTVETEQMDTQDLDFPGVSICSINRISRRAAMEIANELFQLNITRQSVDEIFELITQLGDLYDSEFIKQNRVYRIDHLLAESRDYNIAEIMRRLTPHCSVLLARCRFHDQDKNCSEMFTFRKTQDGFCCTFNYATKRDDISLLEPLKVDVLGKDGGLSVLMESFEEDYLYPIFPINGFKVTIFNPHDYPDMTSGGVIEIFVSPTTQRDVEIEAIVSYSTTNVIPYALEHRHCVFPEEMMKIRASYTYSDCIVDCKVADMLSLCNCVPFYLPNRESNRVCNLEDVPCLLQYKYRWSSVVPNTDLYNHAVEESDNILHCNNCYPLCGDVTYTAKMMSTHIPPGYHRTKLLNNVYFENQSVLHVYFNRFGTIKLKQDVVYRWYELLGDASGIGGIFVGFSLIAVVEFVYFVGLFVFELLKGPDSSDGVEDESGRERPTIQKIYWGELYPRTRQNVTAKRHDRIRDKY; encoded by the exons ATGCGAAtctacgatagagaagaggaaagCTGGAGGAAATCGGACGTCGTCCATCGCAGACGCGTGAAAAAATCTCGCTTCTGGAAAACGCTCGCGAAATACATGAAGCTGTACTGCAGGTATACGAAGCTGGTCGGGTTCAGGTACTTCGTGGAAGCGAGAACGTCATGGTTCGACAG ACTGTTATGGGGCATGCTGTACGCGATTGCCGTGCCTGCGATGATCTATACGATCTATGAAGGATATATGGACATCATGCAGAACCCCTGTTTCAATACTGTGGAGACGGAACAGATGGATACCCAAGATTTGGATTTCCCAG GCGTGTCGATCTGCAGCATAAATCGAATCAGCCGGCGGGCCGCCATGGAAATTGCCAACGAACT ATTTCAGTTAAACATCACCCGGCAGTCCgtcgatgaaattttcgagcTGATCACGCAGCTGGGCGATCTCTACGATTCCGAATTCATCAAGCAGAATCGAGTGTATCGGATCGATCACTTGCTGGCGGAGTCCCGCGATTATAATATCGCCGAAATAATGAGACGT CTCACACCACATTGTTCGGTATTGCTCGCAAGGTGTCGGTTCCACGATCAGGACAAAAACTGCTCGGAGATGTTCACGTTTCGTAAAACGCAGGACGGATTTTGCTGCACTTTCAATTATGCCACCAAAAGAGACGATATATCCTT GCTGGAGCCGCTCAAAGTGGACGTTCTGGGAAAAGATGGCGGACTTTCGGTTTTGATGGAGTCGTTTGAGGAGGATTATctatatcctatctttcctATCAACGGATTCAAG GTGACGATATTCAACCCTCACGATTACCCAGACATGACCAGTGGAGGCGTGATCGAGATCTTCGTTTCTCCAACAACACAAAGAGACGTAGAAATCGAGGCGATCGTGTCCTACAGCACCACAAATGTCATACCATACGCACTTGAACACAGACACTGCGTATTTCCCGAAGAAATGATGAAAATACGTGCATCTTACACTTACAGCGACTGCATCGTCGACTGCAAGGTCGCTGACATGCTTAGCTTATGCAACTGTGTGCCCTTCTACCTACCTAATCGAG AGTCCAACAGGGTCTGCAATTTAGAAGACGTACCGTGCTTGTTGCAATACAAAT aCAGATGGTCCTCCGTGGTGCCTAATACCGATCTGTACAACCATGCAGTCGAAGAATCCGACAACATTTTGCATTGCAACAATTGCTATCCATTGTGCGGCGACGTAACTTACACGGCAAAGATGATGTCCACTCATATACCACCTGGGTATCATAGAACAAAATTATT GAACAACGTCTACTTCGAGAACCAAAGCGTTTTGCACGTGTACTTCAATCGTTTTGGCACCATCAAGTTGAAGCAAGACGTTGTTTATCGATGGTACGAGCTTTTAG GCGACGCCAGTGGCATCGGCGGCATCTTCGTCGGGTTTAGCCTCATCGCCGTCGTGGAGTTCGTTTACTTCGTCGGGCTTTTCGTGTTCGAGCTTTTAAAGGGACCAGATTCGTCTGACGGCGTCGAGGACGAAAGTGGGCGTGAACGACCGACGATACAGAAGATTTATTGGGGCGAACTGTACCCGAGAACGAGGCAGAACGTGACGGCGAAACGACACGATCGAATTCGCGATAAGTATTAG